From the Thermus thermamylovorans genome, one window contains:
- the tmpR gene encoding bifunctional dihydropteridine reductase/dihydrofolate reductase TmpR, with product MRTALVTGSAKGIGRAILLALAKEGYHVAVHYRTSEGLAEATRKEAEALGVRAIKVRADLTREAEVLALVEEVRYHLGGVGVLVNNVGDYLHKPIEEVSLEEWRWILDTNLTATFLLTQKVLPLMVAQGFGRIVNLGYAGAGNLLARTHITPYAIAKTGVILYTKAIAKRFAQAGITANVVAPGVAENSVSKPLQEIPMARLALLEEIARAVLFFVGEPYVTGQVLEVAGGWNL from the coding sequence ATGAGGACCGCCTTGGTCACCGGTAGCGCCAAGGGCATTGGCCGGGCCATCCTCCTGGCCCTGGCCAAGGAGGGCTACCACGTGGCGGTGCACTACCGCACCTCGGAAGGGCTGGCGGAGGCCACCCGCAAGGAGGCGGAGGCCCTGGGGGTGAGGGCCATCAAGGTGCGGGCCGACCTCACCCGGGAGGCGGAGGTCTTGGCCCTGGTGGAGGAGGTGCGTTACCACCTGGGCGGGGTAGGGGTGCTGGTGAACAACGTGGGGGACTACCTCCACAAGCCCATCGAGGAGGTGAGCCTCGAGGAGTGGCGCTGGATCCTGGACACCAACCTCACCGCCACCTTCCTCCTCACCCAGAAGGTCCTCCCCCTCATGGTGGCCCAGGGGTTTGGCCGCATCGTGAACCTGGGCTACGCCGGGGCGGGGAACCTCCTGGCCCGGACCCACATCACCCCCTACGCCATCGCCAAGACGGGGGTGATCCTCTACACCAAGGCCATCGCCAAGCGCTTTGCCCAGGCGGGGATCACCGCCAACGTGGTGGCCCCGGGGGTGGCGGAAAACTCCGTGTCCAAGCCCCTTCAAGAGATCCCCATGGCCCGGCTGGCCCTCCTGGAGGAGATCGCCCGGGCGGTGCTCTTCTTCGTGGGGGAGCCCTACGTGACGGGGCAGGTCCTCGAGGTGGCGGGGGGGTGGAACCTCTGA
- a CDS encoding glycerophosphodiester phosphodiesterase family protein, whose translation MWGYELILALQSLSRPWLDAFFLLATQLGHHYAYMLILPFVYWAVDRRVGRQLAGVFLASMWLNGLLKEYLTLPRPDPAVVRHLVAEPSPGFPSGHAQGAATLWGYLAAAFRRRWLTALAVALIFLIALSRLYLGVHFPADVLGGLAIGLALVLAFRWLLARSFGARLSLGQRLALVVAVPLLLYPLYQTGTSEQILGFFLGFFAADLVAGHLVAYRERVPLGQQALKLAVGYLGFFALIALHVAFVPVGLPAVLGYSLIALWVALGAPALFRRWGLAGEAPVPPVDAGARRRLRPYVGAAALVLGLVVASSLYVRLAVPPVSPPPVLQTEGVMIIAHRGAPALAPENTLPAFQAALEQGAHMLELDVWRTRDGVVVVIHDETVDRTTDGQGRVGGMSLEELQSLDAGYRFTPDGGFTYPWRGRGVRVPTLEEVLTTFPEARFLIEIKENAPGMPEAVLAVVDAMGARDRVVLASFHDEVIRRVRELAPGIPTGHASGEALRLVVLQRLGLAAFAPPVAEALQVPEWHGPLRVANPGLARLARRQGLAFHVWTVNEVEDMYRIIGLGANGLITDYPDRLRQVLEVLGRNRPEHLFY comes from the coding sequence GTGTGGGGATATGAGCTCATCCTGGCCCTGCAGTCCTTGTCCCGGCCCTGGCTGGACGCCTTTTTCCTCCTCGCCACCCAACTGGGCCACCACTACGCCTACATGCTCATCCTGCCCTTCGTCTACTGGGCGGTGGACCGGCGGGTGGGACGGCAGCTGGCGGGGGTGTTCCTGGCCTCCATGTGGCTCAACGGTCTTTTGAAGGAGTACCTGACCCTGCCCCGGCCCGACCCCGCGGTGGTGCGCCACCTGGTGGCCGAGCCCAGCCCGGGGTTTCCCTCGGGCCACGCCCAGGGAGCGGCCACCTTGTGGGGGTATTTGGCCGCCGCCTTCCGCCGGCGGTGGCTCACCGCCCTGGCCGTGGCCCTCATCTTCCTCATCGCTCTTTCCCGGCTCTACCTGGGGGTCCACTTCCCCGCGGACGTGCTGGGGGGTTTGGCCATCGGCCTCGCCCTGGTCCTGGCCTTCCGCTGGCTCCTCGCCCGTTCCTTTGGGGCCCGGCTTTCCTTGGGGCAGCGCCTCGCTCTGGTGGTGGCCGTTCCCCTGCTCCTCTACCCCCTCTACCAGACGGGCACCTCCGAGCAGATCCTGGGCTTTTTCCTGGGGTTCTTCGCCGCCGACCTGGTGGCGGGCCACCTGGTGGCCTACCGGGAACGGGTGCCCCTGGGGCAGCAGGCCCTCAAGCTGGCTGTGGGCTATCTGGGGTTCTTCGCCCTCATCGCCTTGCACGTGGCCTTCGTGCCCGTGGGCCTTCCGGCGGTGCTGGGCTACAGCCTGATCGCCCTCTGGGTGGCTCTGGGGGCCCCCGCCCTCTTCCGCCGCTGGGGCCTGGCGGGGGAGGCACCTGTTCCCCCTGTGGACGCTGGGGCCCGCCGGCGCCTGCGCCCCTATGTGGGGGCGGCCGCCCTGGTTCTGGGCCTGGTGGTGGCCAGCTCCCTTTATGTCCGGTTGGCGGTGCCCCCCGTGTCCCCTCCCCCCGTCCTCCAGACCGAGGGGGTGATGATCATCGCCCACCGGGGCGCGCCGGCCCTGGCTCCGGAGAACACCCTGCCTGCCTTTCAGGCGGCCTTGGAGCAGGGAGCCCACATGCTGGAGCTGGACGTCTGGCGCACCCGGGACGGGGTGGTGGTGGTGATCCACGACGAGACCGTGGACCGCACCACCGACGGCCAGGGCCGGGTGGGTGGGATGTCCCTGGAAGAGCTCCAGAGCTTGGACGCGGGCTACCGGTTCACCCCCGATGGGGGCTTCACCTACCCCTGGCGTGGGCGGGGGGTGCGGGTGCCCACCCTGGAGGAGGTGCTCACCACCTTCCCCGAGGCCCGCTTCCTCATCGAGATCAAGGAGAACGCCCCCGGCATGCCCGAGGCGGTCCTAGCCGTGGTGGACGCCATGGGGGCTCGGGACCGGGTGGTGCTGGCCTCCTTCCACGACGAGGTGATCCGCCGGGTCAGGGAACTGGCCCCCGGGATTCCCACCGGCCACGCCTCCGGGGAGGCCCTGCGCCTGGTGGTGCTCCAGCGGCTGGGGCTTGCGGCCTTCGCCCCGCCCGTGGCCGAGGCCCTGCAGGTGCCCGAGTGGCACGGCCCCTTGCGGGTGGCCAACCCTGGCCTGGCCCGGCTGGCCCGGCGCCAAGGCCTGGCCTTCCACGTGTGGACCGTCAACGAGGTGGAGGACATGTACCGGATCATCGGCCTGGGGGCCAATGGCCTCATCACCGACTACCCGGATCGGTTGCGCCAGGTCCTAGAGGTGCTAGGCCGGAACCGTCCGGAGCACCTTTTTTACTGA
- a CDS encoding flavin-containing monooxygenase, with amino-acid sequence MSVWEALVVGAGPSGLAALRRLKEAGLPALALEKRHDVGGVWLYEEDPEGHSSAYRTLVTITSKACSEMEGHPFPPDWPDYLPHSLVRRYFRTYAERFGLLGSIRFGEAVQEARRCQGVWEVRTQSGRVYRGRYLIAASGHHWKAFLPSYPGQFLGESYHAHAYKDPCQLRDRRVLVVGLGNSGADIAVDAVRTASAVEVSLRRGYHVLPKFSLFGEPTDALYRRLVAPLPRPLRPLLAGLLLRLLVGPWGRYGLPQPQEPLFYTHPLVNSELLYHLRHGRIRVRPGIARLEGQRVHFVDGTSGEYDTLIWATGYAVDFPYLPPELVPAGEKVRRLYLHIFHLDEPSLVFLGLIQPNGCLWNLSEKQAALVARYIQGSYRLPPDAEEEARRMWEAHRRRYAQSPRHLLEVDWYEYAALMDRLVARHPLPSPPFA; translated from the coding sequence ATGTCCGTGTGGGAGGCTTTGGTGGTGGGGGCGGGCCCCTCCGGCCTGGCGGCCCTTCGCCGCCTTAAGGAGGCCGGCCTCCCGGCTCTGGCCTTGGAGAAGCGGCACGACGTGGGGGGTGTTTGGCTTTACGAGGAGGACCCCGAAGGCCACTCCAGCGCCTACCGCACCCTGGTGACCATCACCTCCAAGGCCTGCTCGGAGATGGAGGGGCATCCCTTTCCCCCTGACTGGCCCGACTACCTGCCCCACTCCCTGGTGCGGCGCTACTTCCGCACCTACGCTGAGCGCTTCGGCCTGCTGGGGAGCATCCGCTTCGGGGAGGCGGTGCAGGAGGCCCGCCGCTGCCAAGGGGTGTGGGAGGTGCGCACGCAAAGCGGGCGGGTTTACCGGGGCCGGTACCTCATCGCCGCCTCCGGCCACCACTGGAAGGCTTTCCTGCCCAGCTATCCGGGCCAATTTTTGGGGGAGAGCTACCACGCCCACGCCTACAAGGACCCCTGCCAGCTCCGGGACCGGCGGGTCCTGGTTGTGGGCCTGGGCAACTCCGGCGCGGACATCGCCGTGGACGCCGTGCGCACGGCCAGCGCGGTGGAGGTTTCCCTCAGGCGGGGCTACCACGTTCTGCCCAAGTTCAGCCTCTTCGGGGAGCCCACCGACGCCCTCTACCGCCGCCTGGTGGCACCCCTTCCCCGGCCCCTGCGTCCTTTGCTGGCTGGCTTGCTCCTCCGCCTCCTGGTGGGGCCCTGGGGGCGCTACGGCCTGCCCCAACCCCAAGAACCCCTCTTCTACACCCATCCCCTGGTCAACAGCGAGCTGCTCTACCACCTGCGCCACGGCCGTATCCGGGTCCGGCCGGGCATCGCCCGGCTGGAGGGGCAGAGGGTCCACTTTGTCGACGGCACCTCCGGGGAGTACGACACCCTGATCTGGGCCACAGGGTACGCGGTGGACTTCCCCTACCTGCCCCCTGAGCTAGTCCCCGCCGGGGAAAAGGTCCGCCGTCTCTACCTGCATATCTTCCACCTGGACGAGCCCTCGCTGGTCTTCCTGGGGCTGATCCAGCCGAACGGTTGCCTGTGGAACCTCTCGGAGAAGCAGGCGGCCCTGGTGGCCCGGTACATCCAGGGGAGCTACCGGTTGCCTCCGGATGCGGAGGAGGAGGCCCGGAGGATGTGGGAGGCCCACCGGCGCCGGTACGCCCAAAGCCCCCGTCACCTTCTGGAGGTGGACTGGTACGAGTACGCCGCCCTGATGGACCGTCTGGTGGCCCGACACCCTTTGCCCTCCCCGCCTTTCGCCTGA
- a CDS encoding DHH family phosphoesterase — MDGNVPDPKYGEKLRLVAEVLKAVEGPIYIATHVDPDGDAIGSSLGLYRALKALGKEARWVAEPPRFLRFLAQEEEYTPPLERLPLGATLVVLDSADPSRVAGVPLEGFVVNIDHHGTNPRFGHLAVVDPSKAATAEMVKDLIDLLGVAWTEEIATPVLTGILTDTGNFRFGNTTPEVLRKAAELLASGVRLSEITDRLQYRSPAYFKALAAVLATLGFHYGGLLVTAHLPEGLDLPEEDADGFVGVIRYAEGAVVAAYLRRRGEGVKVSLRSRGGVSAQNIALRLGGGGHVPAAGATLEGVDLEEAYRRLLEAVAEELRRAGYL, encoded by the coding sequence ATGGACGGGAACGTCCCCGACCCCAAGTACGGGGAGAAGCTGCGCCTGGTGGCCGAGGTCCTGAAGGCGGTGGAGGGCCCCATCTACATCGCCACCCACGTGGACCCCGATGGGGACGCCATCGGGAGCTCTCTAGGGCTATACCGGGCCCTCAAGGCCCTGGGCAAGGAGGCCCGCTGGGTGGCCGAGCCCCCCCGCTTCCTGCGCTTTTTGGCCCAGGAGGAGGAGTACACGCCCCCCCTGGAGCGCCTCCCCCTGGGGGCCACCCTGGTGGTCCTGGACAGCGCCGACCCCAGCCGGGTGGCGGGGGTGCCCCTGGAGGGCTTCGTGGTCAACATCGACCACCACGGCACCAATCCCCGCTTCGGCCACCTGGCGGTGGTGGACCCTTCCAAGGCGGCCACCGCAGAGATGGTGAAAGACCTCATCGACCTCCTGGGGGTGGCCTGGACGGAGGAGATCGCGACCCCTGTGCTCACCGGCATCCTCACCGACACCGGCAACTTCCGCTTCGGCAACACCACCCCCGAGGTGCTGCGCAAAGCGGCGGAGCTCCTCGCCTCCGGGGTGCGCCTTTCCGAGATCACCGACCGCCTGCAGTACCGCTCCCCCGCCTACTTCAAGGCCCTGGCGGCGGTCCTCGCCACCCTGGGCTTCCACTACGGGGGGCTTCTGGTCACCGCCCACCTGCCCGAGGGCCTGGACCTCCCCGAGGAGGACGCCGACGGCTTCGTGGGGGTGATCCGCTACGCCGAGGGGGCGGTGGTGGCCGCCTACCTGCGGCGCAGGGGGGAGGGGGTCAAGGTCTCCCTGCGCTCCCGGGGCGGGGTTTCCGCCCAGAACATCGCCCTTCGGCTGGGGGGTGGCGGGCACGTACCCGCCGCCGGGGCCACCCTGGAGGGGGTGGACCTGGAGGAGGCTTACAGGCGCCTCCTGGAGGCGGTGGCGGAGGAGCTCAGACGGGCGGGGTACCTTTAG
- a CDS encoding Uma2 family endonuclease, translated as MLRYRIRVEEFLALAERAPEGVRLELLDGEVYEMAPIGSGHASLVTYLSKTLERLYGERDLVYVQNPLRLSSHSLPQPDLALLRPREDFYRGKLPEGEDALLVVEVSFSTWELDYGVKLPLYAEAGIPEVWLVAEGEILEVFREPKGKRYRHRLLVERGEAVAPLLLQTPPFLWNPPKGTPPV; from the coding sequence ATGCTCCGGTACCGCATCCGGGTGGAGGAGTTCCTGGCCCTCGCGGAACGGGCCCCGGAGGGGGTGCGTCTGGAACTCCTGGACGGGGAGGTTTACGAAATGGCCCCCATCGGCAGCGGCCACGCCAGCCTGGTCACCTACCTGAGCAAAACCCTGGAAAGGCTCTACGGGGAGCGGGACCTGGTCTACGTACAAAACCCCTTGCGCCTCTCCTCCCACTCCCTGCCCCAGCCGGACCTCGCCCTGCTCCGGCCCCGGGAGGACTTCTACCGGGGAAAGCTCCCCGAAGGGGAAGACGCGCTTTTGGTGGTGGAGGTAAGCTTTTCCACCTGGGAGCTGGACTATGGGGTGAAGCTCCCCCTCTACGCGGAAGCGGGCATCCCCGAGGTGTGGCTTGTGGCGGAGGGGGAGATCCTGGAGGTCTTCCGGGAACCCAAGGGGAAACGCTACCGCCACCGCCTTCTGGTGGAGCGGGGAGAGGCGGTGGCTCCCCTCCTCCTGCAAACCCCCCCGTTCCTCTGGAACCCCCCTAAAGGTACCCCGCCCGTCTGA
- a CDS encoding 2,3-bisphosphoglycerate-independent phosphoglycerate mutase: protein MDLFPVLRELHQKSEAKILLVVLDGVGGLPLEPGGPTELEAAKTPNLDRLAAESALGLLTPVHPGLTPGSGPGHLALFGYDPFRYVVGRGALSALGLGADFREGDVALRGNFATLSPEGVVLDRRAGRPSTEENARVVARLREAIPRIEDVEVHFYTESEHRFLVVLRGEGLGDGVTDTDPQKTGLPPLEAQALDGASAKTTRVVNLLAERIRQVLRDEPKLNGALFRGASGKPAFPKVGEVFGLKAAAIASYPMYRGLAALVGMEVLPVEGEGDAHEGKLGALKENWERFDFFYLHFKKTDAKGEDGDFWGKVGEVERFDALLPEILALKPDVLALTGDHSTPALLRAHSWHPVPLLLKAPHLREDEARRFTEGEAQRGSLGHLRGVELMPLLLAHAGRLLKYGA, encoded by the coding sequence ATGGACCTTTTCCCGGTTCTAAGGGAGCTGCACCAGAAGAGCGAGGCCAAGATCCTCCTGGTGGTTCTGGACGGGGTGGGGGGCCTCCCCCTGGAACCCGGGGGGCCCACGGAGCTGGAGGCCGCCAAGACCCCCAACCTCGACCGCCTGGCGGCGGAAAGCGCCCTGGGCCTCCTCACCCCCGTCCACCCGGGCCTCACCCCCGGAAGCGGCCCCGGCCACCTGGCCCTCTTCGGCTACGACCCCTTCCGCTACGTGGTGGGCCGGGGGGCCCTGAGCGCCCTGGGCCTGGGGGCAGACTTCCGCGAGGGGGACGTGGCCCTAAGGGGGAACTTCGCCACCTTGAGCCCGGAAGGGGTGGTCCTGGACCGCCGGGCGGGGCGGCCCAGCACCGAGGAGAACGCCCGGGTGGTGGCCAGGCTGCGGGAGGCCATCCCCCGGATAGAGGACGTGGAGGTGCACTTCTATACCGAAAGCGAGCACCGCTTCCTGGTGGTCCTCCGGGGGGAGGGGCTAGGGGACGGGGTGACGGACACCGACCCCCAAAAGACAGGGCTTCCTCCCCTGGAAGCCCAGGCCCTGGACGGGGCCTCGGCCAAAACCACCCGGGTGGTGAACCTGCTTGCCGAGCGCATCCGCCAGGTGTTGCGGGACGAGCCCAAGCTGAACGGGGCCCTCTTCCGCGGGGCCTCCGGCAAACCCGCCTTCCCCAAGGTGGGGGAGGTCTTCGGGCTGAAGGCGGCGGCCATCGCCAGCTACCCCATGTACCGGGGCCTCGCCGCCCTGGTGGGCATGGAGGTTCTCCCCGTGGAGGGGGAGGGGGACGCCCACGAGGGGAAGCTTGGGGCCCTCAAGGAGAACTGGGAGCGCTTCGACTTCTTCTACCTGCACTTCAAGAAGACCGACGCCAAGGGGGAGGACGGGGACTTCTGGGGCAAGGTGGGGGAGGTCGAGCGCTTTGACGCCCTTCTTCCGGAAATCCTTGCCCTAAAGCCGGACGTTCTGGCCCTCACCGGGGACCACTCCACCCCCGCCCTCCTAAGGGCCCATTCCTGGCACCCCGTGCCCCTCCTCCTCAAGGCCCCTCACCTGCGCGAGGACGAGGCCCGGCGCTTCACGGAGGGCGAGGCGCAGAGGGGAAGCCTCGGGCACCTCCGGGGGGTGGAGCTCATGCCCCTCCTCCTGGCCCATGCGGGGAGGCTCCTCAAGTACGGAGCCTAA
- the proS gene encoding proline--tRNA ligase: MAKEKGLTPQSQDFSEWYLEVIQRAELADYGPVRGTIVVRPYGYALWENIQGVLDRMFKETGHQNAYFPLFIPMSFLRKEAEHVEGFSPELAVVTHAGGEELEEPLAVRPTSETVIGYMWSRWIRSWRDLPQLLNQWGNVVRWEMRTRPFLRTSEFLWQEGHTAHATREEAEEEVRRMLGIYAKLAREYAALPVIEGLKTEKEKFAGAVYTTTIEAMMRDGKALQSGTSHYLGENFARAFDIKFQDKDLQVKYVHTTSWGLSWRFLGAIIMTHGDDGGLILPPRLAPIQVVVVPIYREESRERVLEAALDLKRRLLQAGLRVHLDDRDQHTPGYKFHEWELKGVPFRIELGPKDLEAGEAVLASRLGGKERLSLGALPVLLPERLEAFHQALYQRALDFREAHIRRVDTYEEFQEAVGEGFALAFHCGDRACERAIQEETTATTRCVPFEAEPEEGLCVRCGRPAAYGRRVVFARAY, from the coding sequence ATGGCGAAGGAGAAGGGCCTCACGCCGCAAAGCCAGGACTTCAGCGAGTGGTACCTCGAGGTGATCCAGCGAGCCGAGCTCGCCGACTACGGGCCGGTCCGGGGCACCATCGTGGTCCGACCTTACGGCTACGCCCTCTGGGAGAACATCCAGGGGGTTTTGGACCGCATGTTCAAGGAGACGGGGCACCAGAACGCCTACTTCCCCCTCTTCATCCCCATGAGCTTCCTGAGGAAAGAGGCCGAGCACGTGGAGGGCTTTTCCCCGGAGCTCGCCGTGGTCACCCACGCCGGGGGGGAGGAGCTGGAGGAACCCTTGGCGGTGCGCCCCACCTCGGAGACGGTGATCGGCTACATGTGGTCCCGGTGGATCCGGAGCTGGCGCGACCTGCCCCAGCTTTTGAACCAGTGGGGGAACGTGGTGCGCTGGGAGATGCGCACGAGGCCTTTCTTGCGCACCAGCGAGTTCCTGTGGCAGGAGGGGCACACCGCCCACGCCACCCGGGAGGAGGCGGAGGAGGAGGTGCGGAGGATGCTTGGCATCTACGCCAAGCTGGCCCGGGAGTACGCCGCCCTTCCCGTGATCGAGGGCCTCAAGACCGAGAAGGAGAAGTTCGCCGGGGCGGTCTACACCACCACCATCGAGGCCATGATGCGAGACGGCAAGGCCCTCCAGTCGGGCACCAGCCACTACCTGGGGGAGAACTTCGCCCGGGCCTTTGACATCAAGTTCCAGGACAAAGACCTCCAGGTGAAGTACGTGCACACCACCAGCTGGGGCCTTTCCTGGCGCTTCCTCGGAGCCATCATCATGACCCACGGGGACGACGGGGGGCTCATCCTTCCCCCCCGCCTGGCCCCCATCCAGGTGGTGGTCGTGCCCATCTACCGGGAGGAAAGCCGGGAGCGGGTGCTGGAGGCGGCCCTGGACCTCAAGAGGCGCCTCCTCCAGGCGGGGCTTCGCGTCCACCTGGACGACCGGGACCAGCACACCCCGGGGTACAAGTTCCACGAGTGGGAGCTCAAAGGGGTGCCCTTCCGCATCGAGCTCGGCCCCAAGGACCTCGAGGCGGGGGAGGCCGTGTTGGCCAGCCGCCTGGGGGGCAAGGAGCGCCTTTCCCTGGGGGCTCTTCCCGTCCTCTTGCCCGAGAGGCTGGAGGCTTTCCACCAGGCCCTCTACCAGAGGGCCCTGGACTTCCGGGAGGCCCACATCCGCAGGGTGGACACCTACGAGGAGTTCCAGGAGGCCGTGGGGGAAGGGTTCGCCCTGGCCTTCCACTGCGGGGACCGGGCCTGCGAACGGGCCATCCAGGAGGAGACCACCGCCACCACCCGCTGCGTGCCCTTTGAAGCCGAGCCGGAGGAGGGCCTTTGCGTGCGCTGCGGGAGGCCTGCCGCTTACGGCAGGCGGGTGGTCTTCGCCCGGGCCTACTGA
- the nth gene encoding endonuclease III, whose protein sequence is MGGVDCPREGLKEKRERALAILEALKRAYPGAKTELRHNSPFQLLVATVLSAQATDKSVNEATPALFARFPDAKALAEATPEAVEPYIRRIGLYRTKARNLVALARRLLEAHGGEVPRDKEALMELPGVGWKTATVVLGAAFGVPGIAVDTHVARLAKRLCLSRAKTPEGIGAELERLFPEEDQVFVHHALVLHGRYLCTARRPRCPACPLAPHCPSRQEG, encoded by the coding sequence TTGGGGGGCGTGGACTGTCCTAGGGAGGGGCTCAAGGAGAAGCGGGAGCGGGCCCTCGCCATCCTGGAGGCCCTGAAGCGGGCCTACCCCGGAGCGAAGACCGAGCTCCGGCACAATAGCCCCTTCCAACTCCTCGTGGCCACGGTGCTCTCCGCCCAGGCCACGGACAAAAGCGTGAACGAGGCCACCCCCGCCCTCTTCGCCCGCTTCCCCGACGCCAAAGCCCTGGCGGAGGCCACCCCGGAGGCGGTGGAGCCCTACATAAGGCGCATCGGCCTCTACCGCACCAAGGCCAGGAACCTGGTGGCCCTGGCCCGGAGGCTCCTGGAGGCGCACGGGGGGGAGGTGCCCAGGGACAAGGAGGCCCTGATGGAGCTGCCCGGGGTGGGCTGGAAGACGGCCACCGTGGTCCTAGGAGCGGCCTTCGGGGTGCCGGGGATCGCCGTGGACACCCACGTGGCCCGCCTGGCCAAAAGGCTCTGCCTCTCCCGGGCCAAAACTCCGGAGGGGATCGGGGCCGAGCTGGAGAGGCTTTTCCCCGAGGAAGACCAGGTCTTCGTCCATCACGCCCTGGTCCTCCACGGGCGCTACCTCTGCACCGCCAGGAGGCCCAGGTGCCCCGCCTGCCCCCTGGCCCCCCACTGCCCGAGCCGCCAAGAGGGGTAG